The Catenulispora sp. EB89 genome includes a region encoding these proteins:
- a CDS encoding HAD family hydrolase, translated as MIATPLTVGFDLDMTLIDSRPGIHATMTELSRRTGVHIDADAAVTRLGPPLEEELVRWFPAGEIDAAGDEYRKLYPEFAIAPTPALPGAAEAYAAIRERGGRIMVVTAKYGPNAALHLEHLGLVPDILVGWHWGPKKGEALREHGATVYVGDHIGDILGARAAGAVAVSVATGPVSAADLAAAGADTVLPDLRGFPAWLDGYLAA; from the coding sequence ATGATCGCGACCCCTCTGACCGTGGGCTTCGACCTTGACATGACCCTGATCGACTCGCGGCCGGGCATCCACGCGACGATGACCGAGCTGTCCCGGCGCACCGGCGTGCACATCGACGCCGACGCCGCGGTCACCCGGCTCGGGCCGCCGCTGGAGGAGGAGCTGGTGCGCTGGTTCCCGGCCGGCGAGATCGACGCGGCCGGGGACGAGTACCGGAAGCTGTATCCGGAGTTCGCGATCGCGCCGACGCCGGCGCTGCCCGGCGCGGCCGAGGCGTACGCGGCGATCCGCGAGCGCGGCGGCCGGATCATGGTCGTCACCGCCAAGTACGGACCCAACGCGGCGCTGCACCTGGAACACCTCGGCCTGGTCCCGGACATCCTCGTCGGCTGGCACTGGGGCCCGAAGAAGGGCGAGGCGCTGCGCGAGCACGGCGCGACGGTCTACGTCGGCGACCACATCGGCGACATCCTGGGCGCGCGGGCGGCCGGGGCGGTCGCGGTCTCGGTGGCCACCGGGCCGGTCAGCGCCGCCGATCTGGCCGCCGCCGGGGCCGACACCGTGCTCCCCGACCTGCGTGGTTTCCCGGCGTGGCTCGACGGGTATCTGGCCGCCTGA
- a CDS encoding cold-shock protein has protein sequence MPTGKIKWYDTEKGFGFITRDDGPDVFMHSSALPAGTAELKSGQRVEFGVAAGKRGDTAIGVKLLETRPSVEAAVAARDRKPAEDMVVIVEDVMKLLDGMSETFRRGKYPDKATSRKLAGVLRAVADQLES, from the coding sequence GTGCCTACCGGCAAGATCAAGTGGTACGACACCGAAAAGGGTTTCGGCTTCATCACCCGCGACGACGGGCCCGACGTGTTCATGCACTCCTCCGCTCTGCCCGCGGGCACAGCGGAGCTCAAGAGCGGCCAGCGGGTCGAGTTCGGGGTGGCCGCGGGCAAGCGCGGCGACACCGCGATAGGCGTGAAGCTGCTGGAGACCCGGCCGAGCGTGGAGGCCGCGGTCGCGGCCCGCGACCGCAAGCCGGCCGAGGACATGGTGGTCATCGTCGAGGACGTGATGAAGCTGCTCGACGGGATGTCCGAGACCTTCCGCCGGGGCAAGTACCCGGACAAGGCCACCTCGCGCAAGCTCGCCGGCGTGCTGCGGGCGGTCGCGGACCAGCTGGAGAGCTGA
- a CDS encoding PLP-dependent aspartate aminotransferase family protein — translation MSADRNIARVTATAAVHAGRTATNPTPPIDLSATYYLPGVDAGGESYESLTAGGPPTAEGGLVYQRMWNPTTAGFERALAELEGLPEAVSFASGMAAITACLLAATATAAADGKRHVVALRPIYGGTDGLLTKGTLGTEVTWVDGPADIAPAIAARPDTALVVVETPANPTARLLDLDAVAAACGDVPYLVDSTFATPVLQQPARHGATLVVHSATKYLGGHCDVLGGVVATTPEWAARLRDIRIQTGGLLHPIAGYLLHRGLQTLPLRVKRSSETAGTVATWLAAHPAVERVHYPGLPGGDPDGLIGPDKQMLLPGAMLSFEMRGGYDAAATVAENVKLILHAASLGGAESLITHPASLSHRHVAPNARPDGGLLRFSVGLEDAEDLIEDLEAAFAKI, via the coding sequence ATGAGCGCTGATCGGAACATAGCCCGGGTAACCGCCACAGCAGCCGTCCACGCGGGGCGAACCGCCACGAACCCGACTCCGCCGATCGACCTGTCGGCGACCTACTACCTGCCCGGCGTCGACGCCGGCGGCGAGAGCTACGAATCGCTCACCGCCGGCGGCCCGCCGACCGCCGAGGGCGGCCTGGTCTACCAGCGGATGTGGAACCCGACCACGGCCGGCTTCGAGCGCGCGCTGGCCGAGCTGGAAGGCCTGCCCGAGGCGGTGTCGTTCGCCAGCGGCATGGCCGCCATCACCGCGTGCCTGCTGGCCGCGACGGCCACCGCAGCCGCCGACGGCAAGCGGCACGTGGTGGCCCTGCGGCCGATCTACGGCGGCACCGACGGCCTGCTCACGAAGGGCACCCTGGGCACCGAGGTGACCTGGGTCGACGGCCCGGCCGACATCGCCCCGGCGATCGCCGCGCGCCCGGACACCGCGCTGGTCGTGGTGGAGACCCCGGCGAACCCGACCGCGCGCCTGCTCGACCTCGACGCGGTCGCGGCGGCCTGCGGGGACGTGCCGTACCTGGTGGACTCGACGTTCGCCACGCCGGTCCTGCAGCAGCCGGCCCGGCACGGCGCGACGCTGGTCGTGCACAGCGCGACGAAGTACCTCGGCGGACACTGCGACGTCCTCGGCGGCGTGGTGGCGACCACCCCGGAGTGGGCCGCGCGGCTGCGCGACATCCGGATCCAGACCGGCGGCCTGCTTCATCCGATCGCCGGCTACCTGCTGCACCGAGGCTTGCAGACGCTGCCGCTGCGTGTGAAGCGCTCCTCGGAGACCGCGGGAACGGTCGCCACGTGGCTGGCCGCGCACCCGGCCGTGGAACGCGTCCACTACCCCGGGCTCCCCGGCGGCGACCCGGACGGCCTGATCGGCCCGGACAAGCAGATGCTGCTGCCCGGCGCGATGCTCTCCTTCGAGATGCGCGGCGGCTACGACGCGGCGGCCACGGTCGCCGAGAACGTGAAGCTGATCCTGCACGCGGCCTCGCTCGGCGGCGCCGAATCGCTGATCACGCACCCGGCCTCCCTGAGCCACCGGCACGTCGCGCCGAACGCGCGGCCGGACGGCGGGCTGCTGCGGTTCTCGGTCGGGCTGGAGGACGCAGAAGACCTCATCGAAGACCTCGAAGCCGCGTTCGCGAAGATCTGA
- a CDS encoding MarC family protein, translating into MFDSKLFLEAYITLFVIMDPPGTLPIFLALTNGRSKAQRTKAAWQAALVAFCVICVFALFGQQILDYLGVTLPALQGSGGLLLLLIALELLTGRSEEPSHSNEAVNVALVPLGTPLLAGPGAIVAVMVFAKRTDHHWSGVLAVGAAIVAIHITLWLTMRFSVQVIRVIKDSGVTLVTRIAGLLLSAIAVQMVADAVRAFVKAG; encoded by the coding sequence GTGTTCGACAGCAAGCTCTTCCTCGAGGCGTACATCACCCTGTTCGTCATCATGGACCCGCCGGGAACCCTGCCGATCTTCCTGGCGCTGACCAACGGCCGCAGCAAGGCCCAGCGCACCAAGGCCGCGTGGCAGGCGGCGCTGGTCGCGTTCTGCGTGATCTGCGTCTTCGCCCTGTTCGGCCAGCAGATCCTGGACTACCTCGGGGTGACCCTGCCGGCGCTGCAGGGCTCCGGCGGCCTGCTGCTCCTGCTGATCGCCCTGGAGCTGCTGACCGGCCGCAGCGAGGAGCCCTCGCACTCCAACGAGGCGGTGAACGTCGCGCTGGTGCCGCTGGGCACGCCGCTGCTCGCCGGGCCCGGCGCGATCGTCGCGGTGATGGTGTTCGCCAAGCGCACCGACCACCACTGGTCCGGCGTGCTCGCGGTCGGCGCGGCGATCGTCGCGATCCACATCACGCTCTGGCTCACCATGCGCTTCTCGGTCCAGGTGATCCGGGTGATCAAGGACTCCGGTGTGACGCTGGTGACGCGGATCGCGGGTCTGCTGCTGTCCGCGATCGCGGTGCAGATGGTCGCGGACGCCGTGCGCGCATTCGTCAAGGCCGGGTGA
- a CDS encoding DHA2 family efflux MFS transporter permease subunit, producing the protein MNPQPAGDRLPREYLRIGFALVLGAAMAMLDATVVAVATRTLAERFGSALSAVAWVTTAYLLTMSVVVPLAGWAMDRFGGRRVWLVAVAAFLAGSVLCGLAWSIPSLIAFRVLQAVGGGLIQPVGQALLGRNVGPRYMARVMAVMSIPMALLPVLGPAVGGVLLAEAGWRWIFFINVPIGVAGIVLVRRWVPASVPGPAGGARFDVRGFALISPGLAALVYGCSAAGDHGGFSAPAAWGPVLAGAVLVTVFVLYSLRTRIQPLVDLRLFRDKAFAVAMLNTALMGATLFGAMFLLPLYFQQAHGFSPLRSGLVLAPQGVGTALSTFAAGRLTNRVGPRVLVMTGTAVATAATLPFALVGAHTSAAALLAPLFLRGLGLGLVMAPLIAAGYSTLRRAAIPQATTTFNILNRVGGSIGTAVLAVILVRGLAGGAPTASRVASAYGATFWWALACTAVTLVTAAFLPGAKAMRAALAAAATHQAADAPAGAGGSTGSTGSTVKTAEPVSA; encoded by the coding sequence ATGAATCCCCAGCCCGCCGGCGACCGGCTGCCCCGCGAGTACCTGAGAATCGGCTTCGCGCTGGTCCTCGGGGCAGCCATGGCGATGCTCGACGCCACCGTGGTCGCGGTCGCGACCCGTACCCTCGCGGAGCGCTTCGGCTCGGCGCTGTCCGCCGTGGCCTGGGTGACCACGGCCTACCTGCTCACCATGTCCGTGGTGGTCCCGCTGGCCGGCTGGGCCATGGACCGGTTCGGCGGGCGCCGGGTGTGGCTGGTCGCGGTGGCCGCGTTCCTGGCCGGCTCGGTGCTGTGCGGGCTGGCCTGGTCGATCCCGAGCCTGATCGCCTTCCGGGTCCTGCAGGCGGTCGGCGGCGGCCTGATCCAGCCGGTCGGCCAGGCGCTGCTCGGCCGCAACGTCGGTCCGCGGTACATGGCGCGGGTGATGGCCGTGATGTCGATACCGATGGCCCTGCTCCCGGTGCTCGGCCCGGCGGTCGGCGGCGTGCTGCTGGCCGAGGCGGGCTGGCGCTGGATCTTCTTCATCAACGTGCCGATCGGCGTGGCGGGGATCGTGCTGGTGCGGCGCTGGGTCCCGGCCTCGGTCCCGGGTCCGGCCGGCGGCGCGCGCTTCGACGTGCGCGGCTTCGCGCTGATCTCGCCGGGCCTGGCGGCGCTGGTCTACGGCTGCTCGGCGGCCGGCGACCACGGCGGCTTCTCCGCGCCGGCCGCGTGGGGGCCGGTGCTGGCCGGAGCGGTGCTGGTGACCGTGTTCGTGCTCTACAGCCTGCGGACCAGGATCCAGCCGCTGGTCGACCTGCGCCTGTTCCGTGACAAGGCCTTCGCGGTCGCGATGCTGAACACCGCGCTGATGGGCGCGACCCTGTTCGGCGCGATGTTCCTGCTGCCGCTGTACTTCCAGCAGGCGCACGGCTTCTCGCCGCTGCGCTCGGGCCTGGTGCTCGCGCCGCAGGGCGTCGGAACGGCGCTGTCGACCTTCGCCGCCGGCCGCCTCACCAACCGGGTCGGGCCGCGCGTGCTGGTGATGACCGGCACTGCGGTGGCGACGGCGGCGACGCTGCCCTTCGCGCTGGTCGGCGCGCACACGTCGGCGGCCGCGCTGCTGGCGCCGCTGTTCCTGCGCGGCCTCGGCCTCGGACTGGTGATGGCCCCGCTGATCGCCGCCGGGTACAGCACCCTGCGCCGGGCCGCGATCCCGCAGGCCACCACGACGTTCAACATCCTGAACCGGGTCGGCGGCTCGATCGGCACCGCGGTCCTGGCGGTGATCCTGGTGCGCGGCCTCGCCGGCGGGGCGCCGACGGCGTCGCGCGTCGCCTCGGCCTACGGCGCGACGTTCTGGTGGGCGCTGGCGTGCACGGCGGTGACGCTGGTGACGGCGGCTTTCCTGCCCGGGGCGAAGGCGATGCGCGCCGCGTTGGCCGCCGCCGCGACGCATCAGGCCGCGGACGCGCCTGCGGGTGCGGGGGGTTCGACGGGCTCGACGGGTTCGACGGTCAAGACCGCCGAACCGGTCAGCGCCTAG
- a CDS encoding TetR/AcrR family transcriptional regulator → MSATATTPTATAEEPQGNPRKRRAILDAAGTVFLRDGFSRASIDAIAAEAKVSKQTVYNHFGDKERLFMAMTDDVQDRTTAHVMELMDRDFPDPSQLAGPEDLRAALLQLTGAWIRVVYTGPLVALRRLVDAESDHHPDLQERWFANGPGRTMPRLNKLLSALARAGLLDVPTEVLAVPDLLAQQLTSPAGSNVRRIPREADFEAEFDRRVAQGVDFFLRAYAPR, encoded by the coding sequence ATGAGCGCGACCGCCACGACCCCGACCGCGACCGCCGAGGAGCCGCAGGGCAACCCGAGGAAGCGGCGCGCGATCCTCGACGCCGCCGGCACGGTGTTCCTGCGCGACGGCTTCAGCCGCGCCAGCATCGACGCGATCGCGGCCGAGGCGAAGGTCTCGAAGCAGACCGTCTACAACCACTTCGGCGACAAAGAGCGCCTGTTCATGGCGATGACCGACGATGTGCAGGACCGCACCACCGCACACGTCATGGAGCTCATGGACCGGGACTTCCCGGACCCCTCGCAGCTGGCCGGCCCCGAGGACCTGCGCGCCGCGCTGCTCCAGCTGACCGGCGCGTGGATCCGCGTCGTCTACACCGGACCGCTGGTGGCGCTGCGCAGGCTGGTCGACGCGGAGTCCGACCACCACCCGGACCTGCAGGAGCGCTGGTTCGCCAACGGCCCGGGCCGCACCATGCCGCGGCTGAACAAGCTGCTCTCAGCGCTGGCCCGGGCCGGGCTGCTCGACGTCCCCACCGAGGTGCTGGCCGTGCCGGACCTGTTGGCGCAGCAGCTGACGTCCCCGGCCGGCTCGAACGTGCGCCGGATCCCGCGCGAGGCGGACTTCGAGGCCGAGTTCGACCGACGGGTCGCGCAGGGCGTGGACTTCTTCCTGCGGGCCTACGCGCCGCGCTGA
- a CDS encoding MarR family winged helix-turn-helix transcriptional regulator — protein sequence MTVFARRARAFAGRLHPELTLVSYTVLAHLEDSGGCLAKDLAARYGLDKSTVSRQVQALERLGFLERRPAPEDHRAQMLHLTPAGADILAQVTESRYAAVAERLEGWGDEDITRFAELLTRYNVAPETSGDDAITQEYSDPDMTETVH from the coding sequence ATGACGGTGTTCGCGCGGCGCGCGCGGGCCTTCGCCGGCCGGCTGCACCCGGAGCTGACGCTGGTGTCGTACACGGTGCTGGCGCACCTGGAGGACTCCGGCGGCTGCCTGGCCAAGGACCTCGCCGCGCGCTACGGCCTGGACAAGTCGACGGTCAGCCGCCAGGTGCAGGCGCTGGAACGCCTCGGGTTCCTGGAGCGCCGCCCCGCGCCGGAGGACCACCGCGCGCAGATGCTCCACCTGACGCCGGCCGGGGCCGACATCCTCGCGCAGGTGACCGAGAGCCGGTACGCCGCCGTCGCCGAGCGTCTGGAAGGCTGGGGGGACGAGGACATCACGCGATTTGCCGAGCTGTTGACTCGCTACAACGTCGCTCCGGAGACGTCCGGTGACGATGCGATCACCCAGGAGTATTCCGACCCTGACATGACCGAAACAGTGCACTGA